DNA sequence from the Amycolatopsis sp. Hca4 genome:
CTCACCGCCGGCTGCGGCGGCGTCGAGCAGGTCGCGAGCCCGGCGCCGGTCTCGACGACCGAAACGACGGCGTCGACCACCGAGACGACTCCGACCAGCACGGCGGAGACCACGACCGAGACGACCCCGACGGACACCTCGGAAACCACGACCACCGAAGAAGAAACGACCACTTCGGAGACCGAAGAGGCGTCACGGACGCCGACCGGCTCCTACGACGTCACGATTTCCGGCTCGGTCTCGGGCACCTCGTTCCGCCGGTCCGCCACCCTCCGCATCGTCGAGACGATCTCCTCGAGCGGCACCACGAACGACGTCAACCCGGTCGACGTCTGCCTGGTGTCCGGCAACCCGGCCGGGCGACCGCAGCCGGGTGCGATCTGGTTCGGCTCGAACTCCGGCTGCGCCCCCGGCGCCGGCGCGGGGCACCTGGACCTGGCGACCGTCGACGTGGACGGGGACACGGTCACCGTCGAGCCCGTCGAGAACATGGCCGCCACCGGCGGCAACGTCTTCACGTCGTCGTCGAGCATCGCGGCGTGCCCGTTCTTCCCGGTGTCGGGACGGCTGCGGGTGACCGCGGGCGGCGGCGTCTCCGGCCGCATCGAGGTCACCGGCTACGGCGGCGCGTTCTGCGGGAAGACGGTCTACAGCGCGAAGATCTCCGGCTGAGCGCCTCAGAGCGGGACCACGCGGTGGTGGCTGGTCACCCGGCCGTCGTCGTGGAGCACGTGCAGCAGCAGGGACGGCGGGCGGTCGTACTCCAGCGGGCCGCCGTCGTCCCAGCCGCTGTCCCCGCCCGGCTCGATCGGGAGCAGCGAGCCCGAAACGACACCCGGCGCGATGCGCAGCGGCACGCCGGCGAACGTCGTCGAGGCGCCCGTGTGCACGTGACCCGCCAGCAGCGCCTTCACCCGGGATGCCGCTGCAGCACGGCCGCCAGCCGGTCCTCGCCGGACTGGCGGATCGCGTCCACCAGCGGGACGCCGACCTCGACCGGCGGGTGGTGGAACGCCACGAACGCGGGGCCGTCGCCGCCGGACAGGACGCCGTCGAGCCACGACAGGGTTTCGTCGGCGAGAAAACCCGCGCCGCGGCCCGGGATCGTCGAGTCGCAGAGGGCGAACAGCACGCCGCCGACCTCGTGGGCGAGGTCGATCGGGCCGTCGGACGCCGGGAGGTCGAGCAGGCCGGCGCGGAACGCCGCCCGGACGTCGTGGTTGCCGGGGCACACCAGGACCGGCGCCGGGTGCTTCAGCAGTTCGGCGGCGCGGGCGTACTCCTCGGCCGCGCCGTGGTCGGCGATGTCGCCGGTGACGACGACCGCGTCGACCGGCAGCCCGCCGAGGTGGTCCAGCACGGCCGCGACGCGGGCTTCCGCCCGTGCGCCGCCGTCGAGGTGCAGGTCGCTCAGGTGCGCGATGATCATCTTTCGTCCTTCCCCAGGTAGGCCAGGGCTTTCACCCAGTTGGCGACGAGCACCGAGGACGCCGTGGCGAGGTCGCCGTCACGCAGGGCCGCGGCGATGCGGCGGTGCTCGCCGATGCTCTCCCCGGCGTGGCCGTGCCGGGCGAAGTACGCCGATTCGTAGCGCTTGAGCAGGGGTTTCGTCTGCTCGATCAGCCGCAGCAGGTGCGGGTTCGGGCAGCGGGACAGCAGCAGGGCGTGCCACCGATCGTCCAAAGCGGACAGATCGGCGCCGTCCGCGGCCGCCATTTCGGCGGCGACGGCGTCGAGCGCGTCCGGCAGCCCGGCCAGCTCGAGCGGTGACGTCCAGCGCAGCGCGAGGGCTTCGAGCTCGGCCACCAGCGGGTAGAGCCGGCGCGCCTCGTCCGGGTCGAACGGCGGCACCAGGAACCCGCGGCCGGGCGCGGAGACCAGCAGGCCGCGGTCGGCGAGCCCGATCAGCGCCTCCCGCAACGGCGTCCGGCTGACGCCCAGCTCGCGGGCCAGGTGCACCTCGTTGACCCGCGAACCGGCCGCGAGCCGCCGGTCGAGCACGCGGGCGGTGATCTGCTCGATGAGGTCGCTGCGCAACGGGGTGCGGGCCATGCCGGGCAGTATTGCATACAATAGTCATCTACTGTATTCAGTTGGTATGAGCATCGACGTCGAACGCGCGCGCCGCGAGACCCCGGCTGCGCCGAGGTGGTCCACTTCAACAACGCGGGCGCGGCGCTGCCCCCGGCCGTCGTGACCGACACCATCGTCGAGTACCTGCGGCACGAAGCGCTGACCGGCGGCTACGAAGCGGCCGCCGAAGCCGCCGACCGCCTGGCCGCGGTGTACACCTCGGTGGCCCGGCTGCTCGGCGCCGGAGCCGACGACATCGCGCTCACCGACAACGCCACCCGCTCCTGGCAGGCGGTGTTCTACGCGCTGCCGTTCGGCCGCGGTGACCGGATCCTGACCTCGCGGGCGGAGTACGCCAGCAACGCGATCGCGTTCCTGCAGGTCGCCCGGCGCACCGGCGCGGTGGTCGAGGTGATCGGCGACGACGAGTCCGGGCAGCTCGACGTCGAACAGCTGCGGCGGCGCGTCGACGGCGACGTCAAGCTGATCGCGGTCAGCCACGTGCCGACCCAGGGCGGCCTGGTGAACCCGGCCGAGGAGATCGGCGCGGTCGCCGAGGCGGCAGGCATCCCGTTCCTGCTGGACGCCTGCCAGTCGGCGGGCCAGCTCGACCTCGACGTGACGCGCCTGAAGTGCGACGCGCTGTCGGGGACCGGCCGCAAGTACCTGCGCGGCCCGCGCGGCACCGGTTTCCTGTACGTGCACCCGCGGCTGCGCGAGCGGCTGGAGCCGGCGATGCTCGACCTGCATTCGGCGAGCTGGGAATCGCCGACGGAGTACGTCGTCGACCCGACGGCCAAGCGCTTCGAGGTGTGGGAGCGCGACTTCGCCGCGGTGCTCGGCCTCGGCGCGGCCGTCGACTACGCCCTCGGGTGGGGCCTGCCGGCGATCGAGTCCCGCGTCGCCTCGCTGGCGGCGACGCTGCGGGACCGGCTGACCGAAGCGGGCGCCCGGGTCCACGACGCCGGAGCGCGCAAGTGCGGCCTGGTCACCTTCAGCGTCGACGGCACCCCGGCGGCGGAGGTCAAGGCCCGGCTGGCGGAGGCGAACATCAACACGTCGCTGTCGACGCGCACCTCCGCGCAGTACGACTTCACCGCCCGCGCCCTGCCGGACCTGGTGCGGGCGTCGGTGCACTACTACAACACCGAGGACGAGATCGACCTGCTGGTGCGGCAGGTGGAGAAGCTCTAGAAGGCGTTCACGCCGGTCAGCTCGGCGGACACCGACCAGAGCCGTTCGGCGAGGACGGGGTCGATCGCGTAGTCCTTCACGCCGGTGCGCGTGCCGTCGGCCGGTGCGGGTTCGGCGATGTCACAGTCCTCGAGGTACACCCCGCCGAGGCCGTCGAGCTGCGGCGACGTCGCCGCCCAGACCTGGGTGGCGGCGCCCTGCTCGGGTGTCTTCGCCCCGCCGGTGACCCGGCCGGCCTCGTCGAGCATGCCCGCGTCGACGAGCTCCTGCCGGTCCAGGTGGCGCACGAGGTCGGTGAGGATCCGGCCGGGGTGCAGGGCGAACGCGCGGACGCCGGACTCGCGCGCGAGCGCGTCGAGGTGCACGGCGAACAGCACGTTCGCGGTCTTCGCCTGGCCGTAGGCGAGCCACTTGTCGTAGCCCTGCTCGAAGTTCAGGTCGTCGAACCGCACCGGGCCGTAGTGGTGGCCGCGCGAAGACACCGAGACCACGCGTGCCCCGGGCGCGAAGGCCGGCCACAGCCGGTTGACCAGCGCGAAGTGGCCGAGGTGGTTGGTGGCGAACTGCGCCTCCCAGCCCGGCCCGACGCGGGTCTCGGGCAGCGCCATGATGCCCGCGCTGCCGATGAAGACGTCGATGCGGCGGTCCGAAGCCAGGAACCGCTCGGCGAACGCGCGGACGCTCTCGAGGTCACCGAGGTCGAGTTCGCCGATCTCGACGTTTTCCAGGCCCTGCAACGCTTCTTCGGCGGTCCCGCGGCGGCGGGCCGGGACGACGACGTGCGCGCCCGCGGCCGTCAAGGCTCGCGTGGTTTCCAGGCCGATGCCGGAGTAGCCGCCGGTGACGATCGCGAGCTTGCCGGTCAGGTCGACGCCGGCCAGGACCTCGGCCGCCGTGGTGGTGGCGCCGAACCCCGAGCCGATCTTGTGCTGTGCGGTGGTCATGCCACCGACGCTATGACCTGGAGTGCGCTCCAGCGCAAGTTCAGCCCTTCAGCAGCTGCCGGGCGATCACCAGCTTCTGGATCTCGCTGGTCCCTTCGTAGATCCGGAACAGCCGCGCGTCGCGGTAGATCCGCTCGACCGTCACCCCGCGGACGTACCCCGTGCCGCCGTGGACCTGCACCGCGCGGTCGGCGACCCGGCCGAGCATCTCCGTGCAGAACAGCTTCGCCGACGACGGCCCGAGCTTGCGGTCCTCGCCCGAGTCGTACTTCGCGGCGGCTTCGTGGACCATCGCGCGGCCGGCCGCCAGCTCGGCGTGCGACTCCGCCAGCAGCGCCTGCACCAGCTGGTACTCGCCGATCACCCGGCCGCCCTGGCGCGCGGTCCGCGCGTATTCGACGGCTTCGGCGAGCGCCCGTTCGGCCAGGCCGACGCAGAGCGCCGCGATGTGCAGCCGGCCGCGGGCCAGCGACGCCATCGCGATGCCGAAGCCCTTGCCCTCCACGCCGACCAGCGCGTCGGCGGCCAGCTCGACGTCGTCGAAGACCACTTCCGCCGTCCACGCGCCGGCCTGGCCCATCTTGGCGTCGTGCGGGCCGACGGTGACGCCGGGCGCGCCGGCGGGCACCAGGAACGCGGAAATGCCGTGGCTGCCGGTGCTTTCCGGGCCGGTGCGCGCGAACGTGACGAACACTTCGGCGAGCGGCGCGTTGGTGATGAACCGCTTGGTGCCCGAGAGCCGGTAGCGGTCGCCGTCGCGGACCGCGCGGCTGGTCAGGCCGCCCGGGTCCGAGCCCGCTTCGGCTTCGGTGAGCGCGAACGACGCGAT
Encoded proteins:
- a CDS encoding SDR family NAD(P)-dependent oxidoreductase, with the protein product MTTAQHKIGSGFGATTTAAEVLAGVDLTGKLAIVTGGYSGIGLETTRALTAAGAHVVVPARRRGTAEEALQGLENVEIGELDLGDLESVRAFAERFLASDRRIDVFIGSAGIMALPETRVGPGWEAQFATNHLGHFALVNRLWPAFAPGARVVSVSSRGHHYGPVRFDDLNFEQGYDKWLAYGQAKTANVLFAVHLDALARESGVRAFALHPGRILTDLVRHLDRQELVDAGMLDEAGRVTGGAKTPEQGAATQVWAATSPQLDGLGGVYLEDCDIAEPAPADGTRTGVKDYAIDPVLAERLWSVSAELTGVNAF
- a CDS encoding aminotransferase class V-fold PLP-dependent enzyme; amino-acid sequence: MVHFNNAGAALPPAVVTDTIVEYLRHEALTGGYEAAAEAADRLAAVYTSVARLLGAGADDIALTDNATRSWQAVFYALPFGRGDRILTSRAEYASNAIAFLQVARRTGAVVEVIGDDESGQLDVEQLRRRVDGDVKLIAVSHVPTQGGLVNPAEEIGAVAEAAGIPFLLDACQSAGQLDLDVTRLKCDALSGTGRKYLRGPRGTGFLYVHPRLRERLEPAMLDLHSASWESPTEYVVDPTAKRFEVWERDFAAVLGLGAAVDYALGWGLPAIESRVASLAATLRDRLTEAGARVHDAGARKCGLVTFSVDGTPAAEVKARLAEANINTSLSTRTSAQYDFTARALPDLVRASVHYYNTEDEIDLLVRQVEKL
- a CDS encoding GntR family transcriptional regulator, giving the protein MARTPLRSDLIEQITARVLDRRLAAGSRVNEVHLARELGVSRTPLREALIGLADRGLLVSAPGRGFLVPPFDPDEARRLYPLVAELEALALRWTSPLELAGLPDALDAVAAEMAAADGADLSALDDRWHALLLSRCPNPHLLRLIEQTKPLLKRYESAYFARHGHAGESIGEHRRIAAALRDGDLATASSVLVANWVKALAYLGKDER
- a CDS encoding acyl-CoA dehydrogenase family protein; protein product: MDADVFEQVLGAVREFVRKEVVPREAEIDARDEIPAELREKAAELGLFGWALPEEYGGLGLGMAEDVRLAIELGWTTPAFRSLFGTNNGIAGQAIVHHGTPDQRTRWLPRLAAGRSIASFALTEAEAGSDPGGLTSRAVRDGDRYRLSGTKRFITNAPLAEVFVTFARTGPESTGSHGISAFLVPAGAPGVTVGPHDAKMGQAGAWTAEVVFDDVELAADALVGVEGKGFGIAMASLARGRLHIAALCVGLAERALAEAVEYARTARQGGRVIGEYQLVQALLAESHAELAAGRAMVHEAAAKYDSGEDRKLGPSSAKLFCTEMLGRVADRAVQVHGGTGYVRGVTVERIYRDARLFRIYEGTSEIQKLVIARQLLKG